A genomic window from Serratia liquefaciens includes:
- the wzzE gene encoding ECA polysaccharide chain length modulation protein produces MNPETTSDKTIPAVDNELDIRGLCCTLWRGKSWIIGIAALFAVVALVVSYLVKQEWSAAAITDRPTVNALGGYYSQQQFLRNLDVRTLPAAASEQPGIADEAYNEFIMQLAAYDTRRDFWLQSDYYKQRQEGDAGADAALLDELINNIQFTPRDDKKVPNDGVKLTAETAVDANRLLRQYVAFASHRAAQHLNEEIQGAWAARTTSMKAQVKRQEAVAEAVYKRELNTIQQALKIAETQGISRTQTDTPAEQLPDSDLFLLGKPMLQARLEGLQASGPTFDLDYDQNRAMLATLNVGPTLDEKFQTYRYLRTPEEPVKRDSPRRVFWLITWGAMGALVGAGVALVRRPRK; encoded by the coding sequence ATGAATCCAGAAACAACGTCTGACAAGACTATCCCGGCAGTGGATAACGAACTCGATATTCGCGGCCTGTGCTGTACCCTGTGGCGCGGTAAGTCATGGATTATCGGTATTGCGGCGCTGTTCGCCGTGGTGGCGCTGGTGGTGTCCTACCTGGTGAAACAGGAGTGGAGTGCGGCGGCGATTACCGATCGGCCCACGGTGAATGCGTTGGGGGGGTATTATTCCCAGCAACAGTTCCTGCGTAATCTGGATGTGCGTACTCTGCCGGCGGCGGCTAGCGAGCAACCGGGCATCGCTGACGAAGCCTATAATGAATTTATTATGCAGTTGGCGGCTTACGATACGCGCCGAGATTTCTGGCTGCAGAGCGATTATTACAAACAGCGCCAGGAAGGCGACGCAGGCGCCGATGCGGCCTTGCTCGACGAGCTGATTAACAATATCCAGTTTACGCCGCGCGACGACAAAAAAGTGCCGAACGACGGAGTGAAACTGACGGCGGAAACGGCGGTAGATGCCAATCGCCTGCTGCGTCAGTACGTGGCGTTTGCCAGCCACCGCGCGGCTCAGCATTTAAACGAAGAGATCCAGGGCGCCTGGGCGGCCCGGACTACGTCGATGAAAGCACAGGTTAAGCGCCAGGAAGCGGTGGCAGAGGCCGTGTACAAGCGTGAGCTGAACACCATCCAACAGGCGTTAAAAATTGCCGAGACGCAGGGTATCAGCCGGACTCAGACCGATACCCCGGCAGAACAACTGCCAGACTCTGATTTGTTCCTGCTGGGCAAACCTATGCTGCAGGCGCGTCTGGAAGGATTGCAGGCATCGGGCCCAACCTTTGATTTGGACTACGACCAAAATCGCGCGATGCTGGCGACCCTGAACGTGGGCCCAACGTTGGACGAGAAGTTTCAGACTTACCGCTATTTGCGGACCCCGGAAGAGCCGGTAAAACGTGACAGTCCACGGCGGGTATTCTGGTTGATCACGTGGGGCGCGATGGGCGCTTTGGTTGGCGCAGGTGTTGCCCTGGTGCGTCGGCCGCGTAAATAA
- the trxA gene encoding thioredoxin TrxA, producing the protein MSDKIIHLTDGSFENDVLKAEGPILVDFWAEWCGPCKMIAPILDEIAEEFDGKLTITKLNIDQNPATAPKYGIRGIPTLLLFKNGEVAATKVGALSKGQLKDFLNANL; encoded by the coding sequence ATGAGCGATAAAATTATTCACCTGACTGACGGCAGCTTCGAAAACGACGTGCTGAAAGCTGAAGGGCCAATCCTGGTCGATTTCTGGGCTGAATGGTGTGGACCGTGCAAGATGATTGCTCCGATTCTGGATGAGATTGCCGAGGAGTTCGACGGCAAGCTGACCATCACCAAGCTGAATATCGACCAAAACCCGGCAACCGCACCTAAGTACGGTATCCGTGGTATCCCTACGCTGTTGCTGTTCAAGAACGGTGAAGTGGCTGCGACCAAGGTTGGTGCGCTGTCCAAAGGCCAGCTCAAAGATTTCCTTAACGCGAATCTGTAA
- a CDS encoding M16 family metallopeptidase → MQGTRIHLIVGGLLLAAANSSVQAEALQPDPAWQQGALANGFSWQILDTPQRPSDRVELRLMINTGSLVESSQQIGFAHLLPRLSLARSESFTPPQLRSLWQQSVDPERPLPPAISSYDFTLYNLSLPNNRPDLLKEALAWLSDTTGKLAIDEHTVHAVINSNVDPVGTFPPNPKEAWWRYRLKGSTLLAHDPAQPPKRPVNVDQLKKFYQQWYTPDAMTLYVVGKVDSRSLGEQINKAFSPLKGKRETPATMPTLTPLPPQPVSLISEQVKQDTLSIMWDAPWHPIRDSQNLSRYWRGDMAREALFWHLQQVLEKSDQKNLHLGFDCRVQYQRAQCAIHLDTPNNNLNNSLGFIARELANVRNNGLSQDEFNALLAQKTDQLSKLFATYARTDTDVLMSQRLRSQQSGVVDIAPEQYQKLRQEFLSGLTLEALNQELKLQLSQDATLVLMQPKGEPEMSMKQLQETYNGIMSPAPAVVSEEVKPADTAPAPETSAQ, encoded by the coding sequence ATGCAGGGCACCAGAATTCATCTCATAGTAGGTGGGCTGCTGTTGGCTGCAGCCAACAGCAGCGTGCAGGCCGAAGCACTGCAACCCGATCCTGCCTGGCAGCAGGGGGCACTGGCCAACGGGTTTTCATGGCAGATACTGGATACACCGCAGCGGCCGAGTGACCGCGTAGAGCTGCGGTTGATGATCAATACCGGCTCGCTGGTCGAGTCCTCACAGCAGATCGGCTTTGCCCATCTGCTGCCGCGCCTGTCTTTAGCGCGCAGCGAAAGCTTTACGCCGCCGCAGTTGCGTTCACTGTGGCAGCAGAGCGTGGATCCGGAGCGGCCTCTGCCGCCGGCCATCAGCTCTTATGATTTCACCCTGTATAATCTCAGTTTGCCGAATAACCGCCCAGACTTGCTGAAAGAAGCGCTGGCGTGGCTTTCCGACACCACCGGCAAACTGGCGATCGACGAGCATACCGTGCATGCGGTAATAAACTCCAATGTCGATCCGGTGGGCACTTTCCCGCCGAACCCGAAAGAGGCCTGGTGGCGATATCGCCTGAAAGGCTCGACGCTGTTGGCGCACGATCCGGCCCAGCCACCGAAGCGGCCGGTGAATGTCGATCAACTGAAAAAATTCTACCAACAGTGGTATACCCCGGACGCCATGACGCTGTACGTGGTGGGCAAGGTAGACAGCCGCAGCCTGGGCGAACAAATCAACAAGGCCTTCTCGCCGCTGAAAGGCAAGCGTGAAACGCCGGCCACCATGCCGACGCTGACGCCGTTGCCACCGCAGCCGGTCAGCCTGATCAGCGAGCAGGTCAAGCAGGATACGCTGTCGATCATGTGGGATGCGCCATGGCACCCGATCCGCGATTCGCAGAATTTGAGCCGCTACTGGCGTGGTGATATGGCCCGCGAGGCGCTGTTCTGGCATCTCCAGCAGGTACTGGAAAAGAGCGACCAGAAAAACCTGCATCTGGGCTTTGATTGCCGCGTGCAATACCAACGTGCCCAATGCGCTATTCATCTCGACACGCCGAATAACAACCTGAACAACAGCCTGGGCTTTATTGCTCGTGAGCTGGCAAACGTGCGTAACAATGGGTTGTCGCAGGATGAGTTTAATGCCCTGCTGGCGCAGAAAACCGATCAGCTGAGCAAGCTGTTCGCAACCTATGCCCGTACCGATACCGACGTGCTGATGAGCCAACGCCTGCGTTCACAGCAGAGCGGCGTCGTGGATATCGCACCGGAGCAGTATCAGAAACTGCGCCAGGAGTTCCTGAGTGGATTGACGCTGGAAGCGCTGAATCAGGAGCTGAAACTGCAGCTTTCTCAGGATGCGACGCTGGTGTTGATGCAGCCGAAGGGCGAACCGGAAATGAGCATGAAGCAGTTACAGGAAACCTATAACGGCATTATGTCTCCGGCTCCGGCCGTGGTGTCGGAGGAGGTCAAACCGGCCGATACCGCCCCGGCACCGGAAACCAGCGCACAATAA
- the rhlB gene encoding ATP-dependent RNA helicase RhlB, which produces MSKTHLTEQKFSDFALHPLVLEALEKKGFQHCTPIQALALPLTLSGRDVAGQAQTGTGKTLAFLASTFHYLLSHPAKQDRQTNQPRALIMAPTRELAVQIHSDAEALSQSTGLKLGLAYGGDGYDKQLKVLESGVDILVGTTGRLIDYAKQNYIDLGAIQVVVLDEADRMYDLGFIKDIRWLFRRMPAVDQRLNMLFSATLSYRVRELAFEQMNNAEYVEVEPEQKTGHRIKEELFYPSNEEKMRLLQTLIEEEWPDRCIIFANTKHRCEDVWGHLAADGHRVGLLTGDVAQKKRLRILDDFTKGNLDILVATDVAARGLHIPLVTHVFNYDLPDDCEDYVHRIGRTGRAGESGHSISLACEEYALNLPAIETYTGHSIPVSKYNSDALLTDLPAPKRLARPRGGNGPRRNSAPRRGGAPRNNRKRSG; this is translated from the coding sequence ATGAGCAAAACACACTTGACCGAACAGAAGTTTTCCGACTTCGCCCTGCACCCGTTAGTCCTTGAAGCCCTTGAAAAGAAAGGGTTTCAACATTGCACGCCTATCCAGGCGTTAGCATTGCCGCTCACGCTCTCCGGGCGTGACGTTGCAGGTCAGGCGCAAACCGGTACCGGAAAGACGTTGGCATTTTTAGCGTCTACTTTTCACTATTTGCTTTCTCACCCGGCGAAACAGGATCGCCAGACCAACCAGCCGCGCGCCTTGATCATGGCGCCAACGCGTGAACTGGCGGTACAGATCCACTCCGACGCGGAAGCCCTGTCCCAATCCACCGGCCTGAAACTTGGCCTGGCGTATGGCGGCGACGGCTACGACAAACAGCTGAAAGTGCTGGAAAGCGGCGTGGATATCCTGGTCGGTACTACCGGTCGTTTGATCGATTACGCCAAACAGAACTATATCGATCTGGGCGCAATCCAGGTCGTGGTGCTGGATGAAGCCGACCGTATGTACGATCTGGGCTTTATCAAAGACATTCGCTGGTTGTTCCGCCGCATGCCTGCGGTCGATCAACGCCTGAACATGCTGTTCTCTGCCACTCTGTCCTATCGCGTACGCGAACTGGCTTTCGAGCAGATGAACAACGCTGAATATGTCGAAGTGGAACCGGAACAAAAAACCGGCCACCGCATTAAAGAAGAACTGTTCTACCCTTCTAACGAAGAAAAGATGCGTCTGCTGCAGACGTTGATCGAAGAAGAGTGGCCAGACCGCTGCATCATCTTCGCCAACACCAAGCACCGCTGTGAAGACGTCTGGGGCCACCTGGCCGCCGATGGTCACCGCGTAGGCCTGTTGACCGGCGATGTGGCGCAGAAAAAACGCCTGCGCATTCTGGACGATTTCACCAAAGGCAACCTGGATATCCTGGTCGCCACCGACGTCGCCGCTCGCGGTCTGCATATCCCGTTGGTGACGCACGTATTCAACTACGACTTGCCTGACGACTGCGAAGACTACGTCCACCGTATCGGTCGTACCGGCCGTGCTGGCGAAAGTGGCCATTCCATCAGCCTGGCCTGCGAAGAGTACGCGCTCAACCTGCCGGCGATCGAAACCTATACCGGCCACAGCATCCCGGTGAGCAAGTACAACAGCGATGCGTTACTGACTGACCTGCCTGCGCCGAAACGCCTGGCTCGCCCACGCGGCGGCAACGGTCCACGTCGTAACTCAGCGCCACGTCGTGGCGGTGCGCCGCGCAACAACCGTAAACGTTCAGGCTGA
- the ppiC gene encoding peptidylprolyl isomerase PpiC: MAKTACALHILVDNEKLAEELLAKLKRGVSFDTLARKYSTCPSKRNGGSLGEFNKGTMVAAFDKAVFSIPLLKPYGPVKTQFGYHIIKVLYRN; encoded by the coding sequence ATGGCAAAGACGGCGTGCGCCCTGCACATTCTGGTAGATAACGAAAAACTGGCTGAAGAACTGCTGGCCAAGCTTAAACGCGGCGTCAGTTTCGACACGCTGGCGCGCAAATACTCAACGTGCCCGTCAAAGCGCAACGGCGGCTCGCTTGGCGAATTCAACAAGGGCACCATGGTGGCGGCCTTCGATAAAGCGGTGTTCAGCATTCCGCTGCTGAAGCCCTACGGCCCGGTGAAAACCCAGTTCGGCTACCACATCATCAAGGTGCTGTACCGCAACTGA
- the wecA gene encoding UDP-N-acetylglucosamine--undecaprenyl-phosphate N-acetylglucosaminephosphotransferase produces the protein MNLLTMSTEILFVFLFSLAFLFVARKAAKRIGLVDKPNYRKRHQGLIPLVGGISVYAGLCFAFLISDQTIAHGKLYLACAGLLVFVGALDDRFDISVKIRALVQALVGIAMMVFAGLYLRSFGHVLGDWEMQLGPFGYLVTLFAVWAAINAFNMVDGIDGLLGGLSCVSFGALGVLLYLSGHSDLAFWCFAMIAAIVPYILLNLGILGRRYKVFMGDAGSTLIGFTAIWLLLQSSQGKAHSINPVTALWIIAIPLMDMIAIMYRRLRKGMSPFSPDRQHIHHLIMRAGFTPRQAFVLITLAAALLAAIGVLGERLTFIPEWVMLALFLLAFFLYGYCIKRAWRVARYIKRIKRRLRRSNDNKQES, from the coding sequence GTGAACTTACTCACTATGAGTACTGAAATTCTATTTGTTTTCCTGTTTTCCTTGGCTTTTCTCTTTGTTGCTCGTAAAGCAGCAAAACGTATTGGTCTGGTTGATAAACCTAATTACCGCAAACGTCATCAGGGGTTGATCCCACTTGTCGGGGGTATTTCTGTTTACGCCGGGCTGTGCTTTGCTTTCCTGATCTCTGACCAAACGATTGCGCACGGAAAACTCTACCTCGCCTGTGCGGGGCTATTAGTGTTTGTTGGCGCTCTCGACGATCGTTTCGACATCAGCGTTAAAATTCGCGCGCTGGTTCAGGCATTGGTCGGCATTGCGATGATGGTGTTCGCCGGGCTCTACCTGCGCAGTTTTGGTCATGTGCTGGGCGACTGGGAAATGCAACTGGGGCCGTTCGGCTATCTGGTCACGCTGTTTGCCGTTTGGGCAGCCATCAACGCCTTTAACATGGTAGACGGCATCGACGGCCTGCTGGGCGGGCTCTCGTGTGTTTCTTTCGGTGCGCTGGGCGTGTTGTTGTACCTGAGCGGCCACTCCGACTTGGCTTTCTGGTGCTTCGCGATGATTGCCGCTATCGTTCCTTATATCCTGCTTAACCTCGGCATTCTTGGCCGACGTTACAAGGTGTTTATGGGGGATGCGGGCAGTACGCTGATCGGTTTCACCGCCATTTGGCTGCTGTTGCAGAGTTCACAGGGTAAAGCCCATTCCATCAATCCTGTTACCGCCCTGTGGATTATCGCTATTCCGTTGATGGACATGATTGCGATCATGTATCGTCGCTTACGCAAAGGGATGAGCCCCTTCTCCCCAGACCGTCAACACATTCACCATCTGATTATGCGCGCTGGCTTTACGCCGCGGCAGGCTTTCGTGCTGATTACCCTGGCGGCGGCGCTGCTGGCGGCCATTGGCGTGCTCGGCGAACGTCTTACTTTTATCCCTGAATGGGTAATGTTGGCATTATTCTTGCTTGCCTTCTTCTTGTACGGTTACTGCATTAAGCGCGCCTGGCGTGTTGCACGTTACATTAAGCGTATCAAACGGCGCCTGCGGCGTTCGAACGACAATAAGCAAGAATCCTAA
- the rho gene encoding transcription termination factor Rho produces the protein MNLTELKNTPVSELITLGENMGLENLARMRKQDIIFSILKQHAKSGEDIFGDGVLEILQDGFGFLRSGDSSYLAGPDDIYVSPSQIRRFNLRTGDSVSGKIRPPKEGERYFALLKVNEVNYDKPENARSKILFENLTPLHANSRLRMERGNGSTEDLTARVLDLASPIGRGQRGLIVAPPKAGKTMLLQNIAQSIAYNHPDCVLMVLLIDERPEEVTEMQRLVKGEVIASTFDEPASRHVQVAEMVIEKAKRLVEHKKDVIILLDSITRLARAYNTVVPASGKVLTGGVDANALHRPKRFFGAARNVEEGGSLTIIATALVDTGSKMDEVIYEEFKGTGNMELHLARKIAEKRVFPAIDYNRSGTRKEELLTTSEELQKMWILRKIIHPMGEIDAMEFLINKLAMTKTNDEFFDMMKRS, from the coding sequence ATGAATCTTACCGAATTAAAGAATACGCCGGTTTCTGAGCTGATTACTCTCGGCGAAAATATGGGGCTGGAAAACCTGGCCCGCATGCGCAAGCAGGACATTATCTTCTCTATCCTTAAGCAGCATGCGAAAAGTGGAGAAGATATCTTCGGCGATGGCGTGTTGGAGATATTGCAGGATGGATTTGGTTTCCTCCGCTCTGGAGACAGCTCCTACCTTGCAGGCCCCGACGACATCTACGTATCCCCTAGCCAAATCCGCCGTTTTAACCTCCGTACAGGTGACTCCGTTTCCGGTAAGATTCGTCCGCCAAAAGAAGGCGAGCGCTACTTTGCCCTGTTGAAAGTTAACGAAGTTAACTACGACAAACCGGAAAACGCCCGCAGCAAGATCCTGTTCGAGAACTTAACCCCACTGCATGCCAACTCCCGTCTGCGGATGGAACGCGGTAACGGTTCAACCGAAGACCTGACGGCTCGCGTGCTGGATCTGGCTTCGCCGATTGGCCGTGGTCAGCGTGGTCTGATTGTTGCTCCGCCGAAAGCCGGTAAAACCATGCTGCTGCAGAACATTGCACAAAGCATCGCTTACAACCACCCAGACTGCGTGCTGATGGTCCTGCTGATTGACGAACGTCCGGAAGAAGTGACCGAGATGCAGCGTCTGGTGAAGGGCGAAGTTATCGCTTCTACCTTTGACGAGCCAGCTTCCCGTCACGTCCAGGTGGCAGAAATGGTGATCGAGAAGGCCAAGCGCCTGGTTGAGCACAAGAAAGACGTTATCATCTTGCTCGACTCCATCACCCGCCTGGCTCGTGCCTACAACACCGTGGTACCGGCTTCCGGTAAAGTGTTGACCGGTGGTGTGGATGCCAACGCCCTGCATCGTCCCAAGCGTTTCTTCGGTGCGGCACGTAACGTTGAGGAAGGCGGCAGCCTGACCATCATCGCTACCGCGCTGGTCGACACCGGGTCGAAAATGGATGAGGTTATCTACGAAGAGTTTAAAGGTACCGGCAACATGGAATTGCATCTGGCGCGTAAAATCGCCGAGAAGCGCGTATTCCCTGCGATCGACTACAACCGCTCTGGTACTCGTAAAGAAGAATTGCTCACCACCTCTGAAGAACTGCAAAAAATGTGGATCCTACGTAAAATTATTCACCCAATGGGCGAAATTGACGCGATGGAATTCCTCATTAATAAGTTGGCCATGACCAAAACCAACGATGAATTCTTCGATATGATGAAGCGCTCATAA
- the rep gene encoding DNA helicase Rep — MRLNPSQQQAVEFVTGPCLVLAGAGSGKTRVITNKIAHLIHNCGYQARHIAAVTFTNKAAREMKERVAQTMGRKEARGLMISTFHTLGLEIIKREYAALEMKSNFSLFDDQDQLALLKELTEKWLENDKTLVAQLISTISNWKNDLVDPKKAMELVRSERDKLFAHCYGLYHAHMRACNVLDFDDLILLPTLLLQRNEEVRERWQNRIRYLLVDEYQDTNTSQYELVKLLVGNRARFTVVGDDDQSIYSWRGARPQNLVLLKEDFPALQVIKLEQNYRSSERILKAANILIANNPHVFEKRLFSELGYGEELKVVTANNEDHEAERVVGELIAHHFVKKTNYGDYAILYRGNHQSRLFEKMLMQNRIPYKISGGTSFFSRPEIKDLLAYLRVLTNQDDDSAFLRIVNTPKREIGPATLQKLGEWANQRNKSLFRASFDLGLSQHLTGRGLESLQRFTHWLDGIAQLAEREPVAAVRDLIHGVDYESWLFETSPSPKAAEMRMKNVNTLFGWMTEMLEGSELDEPMTLTQVVTRFTLRDMMERGESDEELDQVQLMTLHASKGLEFPYVFLVGMEEGLLPHQSSIDEDNVDEERRLAYVGITRAQKELIFTLCRERRQYGELVRPEPSRFLLELPQDDLAWESERKVVSPQERMQKGQSHLANIRAQLAKAKGGS; from the coding sequence ATGCGATTAAACCCCAGCCAACAACAAGCCGTCGAATTCGTTACCGGGCCCTGCCTGGTGCTGGCCGGTGCCGGTTCCGGCAAGACGCGCGTCATCACCAACAAGATTGCTCACCTGATCCATAACTGTGGCTATCAGGCGCGGCACATCGCCGCCGTGACCTTTACCAATAAGGCCGCGCGCGAGATGAAAGAACGTGTGGCGCAAACCATGGGGCGCAAAGAGGCGCGCGGGCTGATGATTTCTACGTTCCACACCCTGGGGCTGGAAATCATCAAGCGGGAATATGCCGCGCTGGAGATGAAATCCAACTTCTCGCTGTTCGACGATCAGGACCAGTTGGCGCTGTTGAAAGAGCTGACTGAAAAATGGCTGGAGAATGACAAAACGCTGGTGGCGCAGCTGATTTCCACCATCTCCAATTGGAAGAATGATCTGGTCGATCCCAAGAAGGCGATGGAGCTGGTGCGCTCTGAGCGCGACAAGCTGTTCGCGCATTGCTACGGCCTGTATCACGCGCATATGCGAGCCTGTAACGTACTGGATTTCGACGATTTAATTCTGTTGCCGACCCTGCTGCTACAACGCAATGAAGAGGTGCGCGAGCGTTGGCAGAACCGTATTCGCTACCTGCTGGTGGACGAATATCAGGACACCAACACCAGTCAATACGAGCTGGTGAAATTGCTGGTGGGTAACCGCGCGCGTTTTACCGTGGTGGGTGATGACGATCAGTCTATCTACTCCTGGCGCGGCGCTCGCCCGCAGAACCTGGTGCTGTTGAAGGAAGACTTCCCGGCGCTGCAGGTGATCAAGCTGGAACAGAACTACCGTTCGAGCGAACGCATTCTGAAGGCGGCGAATATTCTGATCGCCAATAACCCACACGTGTTTGAAAAACGACTGTTTTCCGAACTGGGTTACGGCGAAGAGCTGAAGGTGGTGACCGCCAATAATGAGGATCACGAGGCCGAGCGCGTAGTGGGCGAACTGATCGCCCACCATTTCGTGAAGAAAACCAACTACGGCGATTATGCGATCCTCTACCGTGGCAACCATCAGTCGCGGTTGTTTGAAAAAATGCTGATGCAAAACCGCATCCCCTACAAAATCTCCGGCGGCACCTCGTTTTTCTCGCGGCCGGAAATCAAGGATCTGCTGGCCTACCTGCGCGTTCTGACCAATCAGGATGATGACAGCGCCTTCCTGCGCATCGTCAATACGCCAAAACGCGAGATTGGCCCGGCGACGTTGCAAAAGCTGGGTGAATGGGCAAACCAACGCAATAAAAGCCTGTTCCGTGCCAGTTTTGATCTTGGGTTGAGCCAACACCTGACCGGGCGCGGGCTGGAGTCTTTGCAACGCTTCACTCACTGGCTGGACGGTATCGCCCAACTGGCGGAGCGCGAGCCGGTGGCTGCGGTGCGTGATTTGATTCACGGGGTAGATTACGAGAGCTGGCTGTTCGAAACCTCTCCCAGCCCGAAAGCCGCCGAAATGCGCATGAAAAACGTCAATACGCTGTTCGGCTGGATGACGGAAATGCTGGAAGGCAGCGAGCTGGATGAGCCGATGACGCTGACCCAGGTGGTGACGCGCTTTACCCTGCGCGACATGATGGAACGCGGTGAAAGCGATGAAGAGCTGGATCAGGTGCAACTGATGACGCTGCACGCCTCCAAAGGGTTGGAGTTCCCCTATGTGTTTCTGGTGGGGATGGAGGAGGGGTTATTGCCACATCAGAGCAGCATTGACGAAGATAACGTCGATGAAGAGCGACGTTTGGCCTATGTAGGCATCACTCGTGCTCAAAAGGAGCTGATTTTCACGCTGTGCCGCGAGCGCCGTCAATATGGCGAACTGGTCCGCCCGGAGCCGAGCCGTTTCTTGTTGGAACTGCCGCAGGATGACCTGGCGTGGGAAAGTGAGCGCAAAGTGGTCAGCCCGCAGGAAAGGATGCAAAAAGGGCAGAGCCATCTCGCCAATATTCGCGCTCAGTTGGCCAAGGCCAAGGGCGGAAGCTAG
- the ppx gene encoding exopolyphosphatase, with translation MLSSSALYAAIDLGSNSFHMLVVREVAGSIQTLARIKRKVRLAAGLDQNNLLSHEAMQRGWQCLKLFAERLQDIPREQIRVVATATLRLASNADEFLQTAEQILGCPIQVISGEEEARLIYHGVAHTTGGPDQRLVVDIGGGSTELVTGTGAQAAQLYSLSMGCVTWLERFFTDRNLGQENFERAEQAAREMVRPIAPQLRQHGWQICVGASGTVQALQEIMVAQGMDERITLSKLRQLKQRAIQCGKLEELEIEGLTLERALVFPSGLSILLAIFQELGIESMMLAGGALREGLVYGMLHLPVEQDIRSRTIRNLQRRYLLDTEQAERVSQLAANFSQQVSNEWQLDARCRELLHSACLIHEIGLSVDFKQAPQHAAYLIRHLDLPGFTPAQKKLLATLLQNQSNTLDLPLLSQQNALPPRTAQRLCRILRLAIIFASRRRDDTLPAVRLRANHDDELTVILPPGWLEQHPLRAEALEQESHWQSYVHWPLILEEQR, from the coding sequence ATGCTCAGTTCCAGCGCACTTTATGCCGCTATCGATCTCGGCTCCAACAGCTTCCACATGTTGGTGGTGCGCGAGGTGGCCGGCAGTATTCAGACCCTGGCGCGCATCAAGCGCAAAGTGCGTCTGGCGGCCGGACTGGATCAGAACAATCTTCTGTCGCATGAGGCCATGCAACGCGGATGGCAATGCCTGAAGCTGTTCGCCGAACGCCTGCAGGACATCCCTCGCGAGCAAATCCGCGTGGTCGCCACGGCCACGCTGCGGCTGGCGTCCAATGCCGATGAATTCCTGCAGACCGCCGAGCAGATCCTCGGTTGTCCGATCCAGGTGATCAGTGGCGAGGAAGAAGCGCGCCTGATTTATCACGGTGTAGCCCATACCACCGGCGGTCCGGACCAACGTTTGGTGGTCGATATCGGCGGGGGCAGCACGGAGCTGGTCACGGGGACCGGCGCGCAGGCCGCTCAGTTGTATAGCCTGTCGATGGGCTGCGTCACCTGGCTGGAACGGTTCTTCACCGATCGTAATTTGGGGCAGGAAAATTTCGAGCGTGCCGAACAGGCTGCGCGTGAAATGGTGCGCCCGATAGCGCCACAGCTGCGTCAGCACGGCTGGCAAATCTGCGTCGGCGCTTCCGGCACCGTCCAGGCGCTGCAGGAAATCATGGTGGCGCAGGGCATGGATGAACGCATCACCCTGTCCAAACTGCGCCAATTGAAACAGCGTGCCATTCAGTGCGGCAAGCTGGAAGAGCTGGAAATCGAAGGGCTAACGCTGGAGCGCGCCCTGGTGTTCCCAAGCGGGCTGTCCATTCTGCTGGCGATTTTCCAGGAGTTGGGCATTGAAAGCATGATGCTGGCCGGCGGTGCACTACGCGAAGGTCTGGTTTACGGCATGCTGCATCTGCCGGTTGAACAGGATATCCGCAGCCGCACCATCCGCAACCTGCAACGGCGTTATCTGTTGGATACCGAGCAGGCCGAACGCGTCAGCCAACTGGCGGCCAATTTCTCGCAGCAGGTGAGCAATGAATGGCAGTTGGACGCGCGATGTCGCGAGTTATTGCACAGCGCCTGCCTGATCCACGAAATCGGCCTCAGCGTTGATTTCAAGCAGGCGCCGCAACACGCCGCCTACCTGATCCGCCATCTGGATTTACCCGGTTTCACCCCGGCACAGAAAAAACTGTTAGCCACCCTGCTGCAAAACCAGAGCAATACCCTTGACCTGCCACTGCTGAGCCAGCAAAACGCCCTGCCGCCACGTACGGCACAACGTTTATGTCGGATTTTGCGCCTGGCGATCATCTTTGCCAGCCGTCGCCGCGACGACACGCTGCCAGCGGTGCGCCTGCGCGCCAATCATGATGACGAGTTGACGGTGATCCTGCCGCCAGGCTGGCTGGAGCAGCACCCGTTACGGGCAGAAGCGCTGGAACAGGAAAGTCATTGGCAAAGCTACGTTCACTGGCCGCTGATACTGGAAGAGCAACGTTAA